Proteins encoded by one window of Deinococcus multiflagellatus:
- the pta gene encoding phosphate acetyltransferase, with protein MKTLFVAPTRNGVGLTSTALGLTRALERQGLKVAFLKPIAQTHEARTDDSVHFARTLAHLNTPEPIALALAEEQLSHGAEEDLMESVVALAREATAGGADVLVAEGLALTERNTYASALNASLARNLEADTVLVSSLAGVGAGELADELEITAQGYRRSDGSGLSGYVLNFAPPALDYGTLMAELRSRSRVLASGELPLLGVVSSSADLTAPRTLDVARHLQAEVVNEGEATLRRVTSTVVTARTVPKMAHLFVPGALVVTPGDREDVIMAAALSHLSGVPLAGLMFTSGSAPEASIDRLCRAALGSTLPVLRVETNSFQTASRLSRLDARVPHDDLSRMERILDFMADRLDTVPLGTRLRAPISSGERRLPPSAFRYELIQKARAAGKRIVLPEGDEPRTVKAAIRCTEKGIARCVLLAKPDRVRQVAEGQGLVLPEGLEILDPDTVRHEYVAPMVELRKSKGLTAPQAEAQLEDTVVLGTMMLALGEVDGLVSGAIHTTANTVRPALQLIKTAPGAGLVSSVFFMLMPEQVLVYGDAAINPNPGAEELADIAIQSADSARAFGITPRVAMLSYSTGESGSGEDVEKVKAATALVRERRPDIVVDGPMQYDAASVLSVGQQKAPGSPVAGRATVFIFPDLNTGNTTYKAVQRAAGVVAVGPMLQGLRKPVNDLSRGALVDDIVYTIALTAIQATQVAGQG; from the coding sequence ATGAAAACCCTGTTTGTGGCGCCCACCCGCAACGGTGTGGGCCTGACCAGCACCGCCCTGGGCCTCACCCGCGCGCTGGAACGCCAGGGGCTGAAGGTGGCGTTTCTCAAACCGATTGCCCAGACGCATGAGGCGCGCACCGACGACAGCGTGCACTTTGCCCGCACCCTGGCGCACCTGAATACCCCCGAACCCATTGCCCTGGCCCTGGCCGAAGAACAGCTGAGCCACGGCGCGGAAGAAGACCTGATGGAAAGCGTGGTGGCCCTGGCCCGCGAGGCCACGGCAGGCGGCGCCGACGTGCTGGTGGCCGAGGGGCTGGCGCTGACCGAGCGCAACACCTACGCCTCGGCGCTGAACGCCAGCCTTGCGCGCAACCTGGAAGCCGACACGGTGCTGGTGTCCAGCCTCGCCGGGGTGGGTGCGGGCGAACTGGCCGACGAACTGGAAATCACCGCGCAGGGCTACCGCCGCAGCGACGGCAGCGGCCTGAGCGGCTACGTGCTGAACTTTGCGCCGCCCGCGCTGGACTACGGCACCCTGATGGCCGAATTGCGCTCCCGCAGCCGCGTGCTGGCCAGCGGGGAACTGCCGCTGCTGGGCGTGGTGTCCAGTTCGGCCGACCTCACGGCCCCGCGCACCCTGGATGTGGCCCGGCACCTGCAGGCCGAGGTGGTCAACGAAGGCGAGGCCACCCTGCGCCGCGTGACCAGCACCGTGGTCACGGCGCGCACGGTGCCCAAGATGGCGCACCTGTTCGTGCCCGGCGCGCTGGTGGTCACGCCCGGGGACCGCGAGGACGTGATCATGGCCGCCGCCCTGTCGCACCTCAGCGGGGTGCCGCTGGCGGGGCTGATGTTCACCTCGGGCAGCGCCCCCGAGGCGTCCATTGACCGGCTGTGCCGCGCGGCGCTGGGCAGCACCCTGCCGGTGCTGCGGGTGGAGACGAACTCGTTTCAGACCGCTTCTCGCCTCTCGCGGCTGGACGCCCGGGTGCCGCACGACGACCTGAGCCGCATGGAACGCATTCTGGACTTCATGGCCGACCGCCTGGACACCGTGCCGCTGGGCACCCGCCTGCGCGCACCCATCAGCAGCGGCGAGCGGCGCCTGCCGCCGAGCGCCTTTCGCTACGAGCTGATTCAGAAGGCGCGCGCCGCCGGCAAACGCATCGTGCTGCCCGAGGGCGACGAGCCGCGCACGGTCAAGGCCGCCATTCGCTGCACCGAAAAGGGCATTGCCCGCTGTGTGCTGCTGGCCAAGCCAGACCGGGTGCGGCAGGTGGCCGAGGGCCAGGGCCTTGTGCTGCCCGAGGGCCTGGAGATTCTGGACCCGGACACCGTGCGCCACGAGTACGTGGCCCCGATGGTGGAGTTGCGCAAAAGCAAGGGCCTGACCGCCCCGCAGGCCGAGGCACAGCTGGAAGACACTGTGGTGCTGGGCACCATGATGCTGGCGCTGGGCGAGGTGGACGGGCTGGTGTCCGGCGCCATTCACACGACCGCCAACACCGTGCGCCCGGCGCTGCAGCTGATCAAGACCGCGCCGGGGGCCGGGCTGGTGAGTTCAGTATTTTTCATGCTGATGCCCGAACAGGTGCTGGTGTACGGCGACGCCGCCATCAACCCCAACCCGGGCGCCGAGGAACTGGCCGATATCGCCATTCAGAGCGCCGACAGTGCCCGTGCCTTCGGGATTACGCCCCGAGTGGCGATGCTGTCGTATTCCACCGGGGAATCGGGCAGTGGCGAGGACGTGGAGAAGGTCAAGGCCGCCACCGCACTGGTACGCGAGCGCCGCCCCGACATCGTGGTGGACGGCCCCATGCAGTACGACGCCGCCAGCGTGCTGTCGGTGGGCCAGCAGAAGGCGCCGGGCAGCCCGGTGGCCGGGCGCGCCACCGTCTTTATCTTCCCGGACCTGAACACCGGTAACACCACCTACAAGGCCGTGCAGCGCGCCGCCGGGGTGGTGGCGGTGGGCCCCATGCTGCAGGGGTTGCGCAAGCCGGTCAATGACCTCTCGCGCGGCGCGCTGGTGGACGACATCGTGTACACCATCGCCCTGACGGCCATTCAGGCGACGCAGGTGGCGGGGCAGGGATAG
- a CDS encoding acetate kinase, which produces MWTLVLNCGSSSVKFALLNLDDDRVGLSGLAERLGSAGASARLDIGGERRTVDLGGGSYAEAFAVLAGALDDLGVRAQVDAVGHRVVHGGERFHAPVRLTDEVLGEIRACVPLAPLHNPANIAGIEAAQAAFPDAAHVAVFDTAFHQTMPEVAYRYPVPGEWYRQHGVRRYGFHGTSHAYVAARGAQALGRPLTELNLVTAHLGNGCSVCAVAGGRSVDTSMGLTPLEGLVMGTRSGDVDPGLHDFVARQAGLSLSEVTSALNKESGLLGLSGLSNDMRELEEAAGRGHVGARLALDVFVYRLAKQMAGMAVALGRVDALVFTGGIGENSASVRAAVLARLGVLGAAADEAANRAAVRGQPGLISPPGALPALVVNTDEERMIAEQTRALLAEETA; this is translated from the coding sequence ATGTGGACGCTGGTGCTCAACTGCGGCTCAAGCAGCGTGAAGTTTGCCCTGCTCAATCTGGACGATGATCGCGTGGGCCTCTCCGGGCTGGCCGAGCGGCTGGGGTCGGCGGGGGCCTCGGCGCGGCTGGACATAGGGGGCGAGCGGCGCACCGTGGACCTGGGGGGCGGCAGCTACGCCGAAGCCTTTGCGGTGCTGGCCGGGGCGCTGGACGACCTGGGCGTGCGGGCGCAGGTGGACGCGGTGGGCCACCGCGTGGTGCACGGCGGCGAGCGCTTTCACGCCCCAGTGCGCCTGACGGACGAGGTGCTGGGCGAGATCCGCGCCTGCGTGCCGCTGGCGCCGCTGCACAACCCCGCCAACATCGCCGGGATCGAGGCGGCGCAGGCGGCCTTTCCCGACGCGGCCCATGTGGCGGTCTTCGACACCGCCTTTCACCAGACCATGCCGGAAGTGGCCTACCGCTACCCGGTGCCCGGCGAGTGGTACCGCCAACACGGGGTGCGCCGCTACGGCTTTCACGGCACCAGCCACGCCTACGTGGCCGCCCGCGGCGCGCAAGCGCTGGGCCGCCCGCTGACCGAACTGAACCTCGTCACCGCCCACCTGGGCAACGGCTGCAGCGTGTGTGCCGTGGCGGGTGGGCGCAGCGTGGACACCAGCATGGGCCTGACGCCTCTGGAAGGGCTGGTCATGGGCACCCGCAGCGGCGACGTGGACCCGGGCCTGCACGACTTCGTGGCGCGGCAGGCGGGCCTGAGCCTCTCGGAAGTCACCTCGGCCCTGAACAAGGAGAGCGGTCTGCTGGGGCTCTCGGGCCTCAGCAACGACATGCGCGAACTGGAAGAGGCCGCCGGGCGGGGGCACGTAGGCGCGCGGCTGGCGCTGGACGTGTTCGTGTACCGGCTGGCCAAGCAGATGGCCGGCATGGCGGTGGCCCTGGGCCGGGTGGACGCCCTGGTGTTCACCGGCGGAATTGGGGAGAACAGCGCGTCTGTCCGTGCAGCGGTGCTGGCGCGCCTGGGGGTGCTGGGCGCGGCGGCGGACGAGGCGGCCAACCGGGCGGCGGTACGGGGGCAACCGGGCCTGATTAGTCCGCCAGGGGCGCTGCCGGCGCTGGTGGTCAACACGGACGAGGAACGCATGATCGCCGAGCAGACCCGCGCCCTGCTGGCCGAGGAGACCGCATGA